From a region of the Podarcis muralis chromosome 16, rPodMur119.hap1.1, whole genome shotgun sequence genome:
- the ATG2A gene encoding autophagy-related protein 2 homolog A isoform X2 codes for MSRWFFPWSSSIKKRACRYLLQHYLGHFLEERLGLEQLSLDLYAGAGKLSRIHLDVWSVNEFLESVGAPLEIVDGFIDSIAVTIPWSALVTENCTVEVSGLQITCRPKYRTAAPGSESQSWASCMTTSMQLAQECLKEQAEEPSDTPQPLEGLEMFAQTIETVLRRIEVTFLDTVIRVEHVPSGSQGSVALEMHIKRLDYCDEAVKEPGQAITVDIHQPPPFVHKILQLSGVLLYYEEFAGGAGAHMPSSPVPKGAADSSESQEEEAEEEEASPSSLLQIGSCSGYTEMRIKLKQNEAFPGPKLELDGKMGSLHLLLAPQQILYLLDLLSSLNFSESSLLQEQLSKSRPLDSEDLKLIEQDLSQQLHSGLGAGPTRLEGMETCVGLENGEMFFSMAPMTSSVTSVRSASELSDIDLDSSMHSDAGTSRLQALPFAPGLMLSSPRRYGRSPFAATLPCLNKIPSKTSHPQPPSLENQRPEVLLRLTIGGLTLTLLHQTPEAPHLQLAQRFFSQLVGLKDSAFGGRDFQPLRQCFEGACPRSNVRLTGAAVQISCEHKASGQLHMFSWDASFGLLEILECLWTDDRTQAKPEYTELLVFATPSAFPYNQSPRPCARLQTKHSEKRPSSSKSRLAKVPAKQTVELVAELDDFCSDVDLATLDRLCSLLCHATKPSTPAWPPPEAHLVNSPPAAKWQASVRLAAPKATLRLQFPIPDLRPWPERRPWAQKAVRQESLRLDLAGVELQVELGLAGVTQLELAFSDLHGTYEGAEKLAVPCLRVGKAPDLSAKGTGKKYLLPKIALTLRPRASDTPWDLALAKPGEMELSTAESPCELKQPEPSPFSSKRTMYETEEMVIPGDPEEMAEFQSQTLEASQYALEVTFPTMHIFLPSKDFYESIYNRINNDLLMFESFSPPPTPSELLRGAGSTATPFVGEAPADTRWQENFKMCKSAFKLDSDSEDEDSHFYSVDEAAQRKKGEQRSPFPQSCVSVVLSVGKGRVTALCDAKGEGGKKLEGSHGELVLDVESGSLFSVSRYKGREDLGYFCIEAEKVALYHKAVVEDYLMAEHLEISNFLPPEGLNPTIYASQEGPITWPLGSKKDGPLKMLSLAIQINLDLEKNIKEFLVTLRLEGATMRHHMALTHQSWYSQLIDFLDVLDDPILGFVPPTVITVLHTHLFSCAVDYRPLYLPIRVLITAETFTLSSNIIVDTSVFLLRFILDDSALYLSNKCDTEMGDLRRDYVCVLDVDLLELVITTFKGATTGKLTRPLFELRCSNNVVHVHTCADSCAALANLIQYVVNNGDLHPPPHHDSPTEIAGQKVQLSESPASLPSCPPAETAAINQQDLTDALIDTERSLQELAGEMGDSGLRRQPSPVSVYLFPGENGAVGKAGKTPAPPPTPVGEGLDFSPSEDSEGESEATDDFCILDAPGTGIPPRDGEPVVTKLLEGPVRIQEGHFSRPLGSTDLLKAPSRFPVPESRVMMREISVVWHLYGGRDFGLGRSASGHAHSPRTKPSLSSARSSPSRSSVTNRPQNTWRAQGGTSRIHDLLMEIQLTKVSFQHETYPSSSSSSSSGTSEKPSVELEEQPVARQVFIVQELEIRDRLASSQINKFLYLYSSECMPRRAHSNMLTIKALHVCPESGLGGPECCLRVSLMPLRLNIDQDALFFLKDFFTSVAASINPVVPCEAGSEGRTDPLGKEPEGAEGEMTASMETTASENSSLSNASSSSSDQPIYFREFRFTSEVPIWLDYQGKHVTVDQVGTFAGILIGLAQLNCSELKLKRLCCRHGLLGVEKVVSYALTEWLTDIRKNQLPGILGGVGPMHSVVQLFHGLRDLFWLPIEQYRKDGRIIRGLQRGAASFGTSTASAALELSNRLVQAIQATAETVYDILSPTAPPMTRTLLDKKHTRKLRRGQQPADLREGVAKAYDTVREGVIDTAQAICDVATRGHEQKGITGAVGGVLRQIPPTVVKPLIVASEATSNLLGGMRNQIKPDARKEESLKWRSEEAQD; via the exons ACAGGAGTGCCTGAAGGAGCAGGCCGAGGAGCCCTCGGACACCCCCCAGCCCCTGGAGGGGCTCGAGATGTTTGCCCAAACTATTGAAACCG TTCTGCGAAGGATTGAAGTCACCTTCTTGGACACTGTGATACGTGTGGAGCATGTGCCCAGTGGCTCACAGGGCAGCGTGGCCCTTGAGATGCACATCAAAAG aTTGGACTACTGTGACGAAGCCGTGAAGGAACCTGGGCAGGCAATCACCGTAGACATCCACCAGCCTCCACCATTTGTGCACAAGATCCTGCAGCTGAGCGGGGTCCTGCTTTACTACGAGGAGTTTGCGGGTGGCGCAGGCGCCCACATGCCATCGTCCCCTGTCCCAAAG GGGGCTGCCGATTCTTCAGAGtcccaggaggaggaggcagaggaggaagaggcttcCCCCAGCTCTCTGCTTCAGATTGGCAGCTGCTCTGGATACACGGAGATGAGGATCAAGCTGAAGCAGAATGAGGCCTTTCCTGGGCCCAAG CTGGAACTGGATGGGAAGATGGGGTCACTGCACCTCCTGCTTGCCCCCCAACAGATCCTATACCTGCTGGATCTTCTGTCTTCCCTGAACTTCTCTG aatccagcCTCTTGCAGGAGCAGCTGAGCAAGAGTCGCCCCCTTGACTCAGAGGACCTGAAGCTGATTGAGCAGGACCTCAGCCAACAGCTGCACTCAGGGCTGGGGGCTGGCCCCACCCGCCTGGAGGGGATGGAGACCTGCGTCGGGCTGGAGAACGGAG AGATGTTCTTCTCCATGGCTCCCATGACCAGCAGTGTGACCTCCGTGCGCTCAGCCAGCGAGCTCTCTGACATCGACCTGGACTCCTCCATGCACAGCGACGCTGGCACCAGCCGCCTACAGGCTCTGCCCTTCGCGCCAGGG cTGATGTTGAGCAGTCCCAGGCGTTATGGACGGTCACCCTTTGCTGCCACCCTGCCGTGCCTCAACAAGATACCAA GCAAGACCAGCCACCCACAACCCCCCTCTCTGGAGAACCAGCGGCCTGAGGTGTTGCTGCGGCTGACGATTGGAGGGCTCACTCTCACCCTGCTGCACCAGACCCCAGAGGCCCCACATCTCCAGCTGGCTCAGCGCTTCTTCTCCCAGCTCGTGGGCCTGAAGGACTCTGCCTTTGGGGGCCGGGATTTCCAGCCCCTGCGCCAGTGCTTTGAGGGGGCCTGCCCACGCAGCAACGTCAG GCTGACTGGGGCCGCCGTGCAGATCAGCTGCGAGCACAAGGCCTCTGGGCAGCTGCACATGTTCAGCTGGGATGCATCCTTTGGGCTCCTGGAGATCTTGGAGTGCCTGTGGACGGACGACAGGACGCAAGCCAAGCCAGAGTACACCGAG CTGCTGGTCTTCGCCACCCCTAGTGCCTTTCCCTACAACCAGTCGCCTCGCCCCTGTGCCCGTCTCCAAACCAAGCATTCGGAGAAGCGGCCTTCATCCTCCAAG AGTCGCCTTGCCAAGGTCCCTGCCAAGCAAACGGTGGAGCTGGTGGCCGAGCTGGACGACTTCTGCTCAGACGTGGACCTGGCGACGCTCGACCGCCTTTGCTCGCTGCTGTGCCATGCCACGAAGCCCTCCACGCCAGCCTGGCCTCCTCCCGAGGCACACTTGGTAA ATTCTCCCCCTGCTGCCAAGTGGCAGGCAAGTGTGCGACTGGCAGCGCCCAAGGCCACCCTGAGGCTGCAGTTCCCGATCCCGGACCTCCGTCCGTGGCCTGAGAGGCGGCCCTGGGCCCAGAAGGCCGTGCGGCAAGAGAGCCTGCGCCTGGACCTGGCCGGCGTGGAGCTGCAGGTGGAGCTCGGGCTGGCAGGCGTCACCCAGCTGGAACTTGCCTTCAGTGACCTGCATG GCACGTACGAAGGCGCTGAGAAGCTGGCCGTGCCGTGCTTGCGGGTCGGCAAAGCCCCCGACCTGTCCGCCAAAGGGACGGGGAAGAAGTACCTCCTCCCCAA AATCGCGTTGACCCTCCGCCCTCGGGCCAGCGACACTCCCTGGGACTTGGCCCTGGCGAAGCCCGGAGAGATGGAGCTGTCGACGGCTGAGAGCCCCTGCGAGCTGAAGCAGCCGGAGCCTTCGCCCTTCTCCTCCAAGCGGACCATGTACGAGACGGAGGAG ATGGTGATCCCTGGAGATCCCGAGGAAATGGCGGAATTCCAGAGCCAGACGCTGGAGGCCTCCCAGTATGCCCTGGAGGTGACCTTCCCCACTATGCACATCTTCCTCCCCAGTAAGGACTTCTACGAGAGCATCTACAACAG GATCAATAATGATCTCCTGATGTTCGAgtccttcagcccaccccccaccccctccgaGCTTCTGAGGGGCGCTGGGTCCACAGCAACCCCCTTTGTTGGAGAAGCACCCGCAGACACCCGCTGGCAGGAGAACTTCAAGATGTGCAAGTCGGCCTTTAAGCTGG ATTCAGACTCCGAAGATGAGGATTCTCACTTCTACTCCGTGGATGAGGCAGCACAGCGGAAGAAGGGGGAACAGAGGAGCCCCTTTCCCCAGAGCTGTGTCTCTGTTGTGCTCTCTGTGGGGAAGGGGCGGGTCACAGCCCTGTGCGATGCCAAG GGTGAGGGGGGCAAGAAGCTGGAGGGATCTCACGGCGAGCTGGTCCTGGACGTGGAAAGCGGCAGTCTCTTCAGCGTCTCGCGGTACAAGGGCCGTGAGGACCTCGGCTACTTCTGCATTGAGGCAGAGAAAGTTGCACTTTATCACAAGG CTGTGGTGGAGGACTACCTCATGGCGGAGCACCTGGAAATCTCCAACTTTTTGCCCCCGGAGGGGCTCAACCCCACCATCTATGCCTCCCAAGAGGGCCCCATCACCTGGCCCTTGGGGAGCAAGAAGGACGGGCCCCTGAAGATGCTCTCCCTGGCTATCCAGATCAACCTGGATTTGGAGAAGAACATCAAG GAGTTCCTGGTGACGCTGCGCCTCGAAGGGGCCACCATGCGGCATCACATGGCCCTGACCCACCAGAGTTGGTACAGTCAG TTGATTGACTTCCTGGATGTCCTGGATGACCCCATCCTGGGCTTTGTGCCCCCGACGGTCATCACAGTGCTGCACACCCACCTGTTCAGCTGTGCTGTGGATTACAG GCCTCTCTACTTGCCAATCCGGGTCCTCATCACAGCTGAGACCTTCACCCTCTCCAGCAACATAATTGTGGACACGTCCGTCTTCCTCCTCCG GTTCATTTTGGACGACTCAGCCCTTTACCTCTCAAACAAATGCGACACAGAGATGGGCGACCTGAGGAGAG ATTATGTTTGCGTTTTGGATGTGGACCTTCTGGAGCTGGTGATCACCACGTTTAAGGGAGCCACGACAGGGAAGCTG ACCCGCCCTCTGTTTGAGCTCCGTTGCTCCAACAACGTGGTCCATGTGCACACCTGCGCTGATTCCTGTGCGGCCCTCGCCAACCTCATCCAGTACGTGGTGAACAATGGGGActtgcaccccccaccccaccatgacAGCCCCACAGAGATCGCCGGCCAGAAGGTGCAG TTGTCCGAGAGCCCAGCATCGCTGCCATCATGCCCACCTGCCGAGACCGCAGCCATCAACCAGCAAGACCTTACGGACGCCCTCATTGACACGGAGCGCAGCCTCCAGGAACTAGCTGGAGAGATGG gtGACTCTGGCCTCAGGCGGCAGCCCTCCCCGGTTTCTGTCTACCTGTTCCCCGGGGAGAACGGAGCCGTGGGCAAGGCAGGAAAGACCCcggccccaccccccacccccgtcggGGAGGGGCTGGACTTCAGCCCTTCGGAGGACAGCGAGGGCGAGAGCGAAGCCACGGACGACTTCTGCATCCTGGACGCCCCAGGCACAGGAATCCCG CCCCGAGACGGGGAGCCGGTGGTGACGAAGCTCTTGGAaggccccgttcgcatccaggaGGGGCACTTCTCCCGCCCCCTGGGGAGCACGGACCTGCTGAAGGCCCCCTCGCGCTTCCCGGTCCCCGAGAGCCGGGTGATGATGCGGGAGATCTCGGTGGTCTGGCATCTCTATGGCGGGAGGGACTTTGGGCTGGGGCGCTCTGCCTCTGGCCACGCCCACTCACCCAG GACGAAGCCGTCTCTTTCCAGCGCCCGCTCATCCCCGTCCCGCTCCTCTGTCACCAACCGGCCCCAGAACACCTGGCGGGCTCAGGGGGGCACCAGCCGCATCCACGACCTGCTGATGGAGATCCAGctgacaaag gtgaGTTTCCAGCATGAAACTTAccccagtagcagcagcagcagcagcagcggcacatCTGAGAAACCCTCCGTGGAGTTGGAGGAGCAGCCCGTGGCCAGACAGGTCTTCATTGTCCAGGAGCTGGAGATCCGAGACCGCCTGGCCTCCTCTCAGATCAACAAGTTCCTCTACCTGTACAGCAGCGAGTGCATGCCGCGCCGAGCCCACTCCAACATG CTCACCATCAAAGCCCTGCACGTCTGCCCTGAGTCTGGTCTGGGGGGTCCCGAGTGCTGCCTTCGTGTCTCCTTGATGCCACTCAGGCTCAACATTGACCAG GATGCCTTGTTCTTCCTCAAGGACTTCTTCACCAGTGTGGCTGCCAGCATTAACCCCGTCGTGCCCTGCGAGGCTGGCTCAGAAG GTCGCACAGACCCCTTGGGGAAAGAGCCTGAGGGAGCGGAGGGGGAGATGACAGCCTCGATGGAGACCACAGCCAGCGAAAACAGCTCCTTGTCCaacgcctcctcttcctcctccgacCAGCCCATTTACTTCCG AGAGTTCCGGTTCACGTCCGaagtgcccatctggctggactacCAGGGAAAGCATGTGACCGTGGACCAAGTG GGCACCTTTGCCGGCATCCTCATCGGCCTGGCGCAGCTCAACTGCTCTGAGCtcaagctcaagaggctctgcTGTCGACACGG GCTACTGGGCGTGGAGAAGGTGGTGAGCTACGCCCTGACCGAGTGGCTGACGGACATCCGTAAGAACCAGCTGCCAGGCATCCTGGGAGGCGTGGGGCCTATGCACTCCGTGGTGCAGCTCT tCCACGGCCTCCGTGACCTCTTCTGGCTGCCCATCGAGCAGTACCGCAAGGACGGGCGGATCATCCGGGGCCTGCAGCGTGGGGCAGCTTCCTTTGGCACTTCAACCGCGTCGGCGGCCCTCGAGCTCAGCAACCGCCTGGTGCAGGCCATCCAG GCCACAGCGGAGACCGTCTACGACATCCTGTCCCCTACCGCCCCCCCAATGACGCGCACCCTCCTGGACAAGAAGCACACACGCAAGCTGAGGCGCGGCCAGCAACCTGCCGACCTGCGTGAAGGGGTGGCCAAGGCCTATGACACCGTGCGAGAG ggtgTCATCGACACAGCCCAGGCCATCTGCGACGTGGCGACTCGTGGCCACGAGCAGAAAGGCATCACCGGGGCGGTGGGAGGCGTCCTGCGGCAGATCCCTCCCACCGTGGTCAAGCCCCTCATCGTGGCCTCGGAAGCCACCTCCAACCTCCTGGGCGGTATGCGCAACCAGATCAAGCCCGATGCCCGGAAGGAGGAGTCCCTGAAGTGGCGCTCAGAAGAGGCTCAGGACTGA